The following coding sequences lie in one Aspergillus puulaauensis MK2 DNA, chromosome 3, nearly complete sequence genomic window:
- a CDS encoding uncharacterized protein (COG:S;~EggNog:ENOG410PMBV;~InterPro:IPR008775;~antiSMASH:Cluster_3.6) encodes MPPYKHLSPEEVNHFLTKGWLCVPGAIKEEYIHKWMQDLWVRVGYDEHDRSTWHSEYLHLPRHREVPAEQFTPEAWDKIVEICGGADRIDPVRERYYGDAFIINFGSSEKASQIDDSAPFRPQDLRGWHTDDDWYRMFLDSSGNALTVIHAFTDIPARGGGTCVCEDALKGVVEYLYAHPEGLDPPIDHQQRQCAHIKDCKQFSTIVAKKGDVILLHGLLPHCASPNYLHYARVISNPHVSLHSPYNLNRPDGNYSLLEQVILRNLGRDSVPDFKPTRERKFWYPRNAGFKRAKADAELQRMVAAAKSKGLDERSVDSIYLRRGSKEFEEFEKRNGFDREINGESGLLMEQHSL; translated from the exons ATGCCGCCGTACAAGCACCTCTCGCCCGAGGAAGTCAACCATTTCCTCACCAAGGGTTGGCTCTGTGTCCCAGGTGCAATCAAGGAAGAATATATTCACAAATGGATGCAAGACCTATGGGTCAGGGTTGGCTATGATGAGCATGACCGGTCCACTTGGCACAGCGAATACTTGCATCTTCCCAGGCATCGAGAGGTCCCAGCTGAACAATTTACCCCAGAGGCCTGGGACAAAATTGTTGAAATTTGCGGCGGCGCGGATAGGATCGACCCGGTGCGCGAACGATACTACGGAGACGCGTTCATCATCAACTTCGGCAGTAGCGAGAAAGCCTCTCAGATTGACGACTCCGCACCATTCCGACCTCAAGACCTGCGCGGTTGGCATACGGACGATGACTGGTACCGTATGTTTCTTGACTCGTCAGGGAATGCCTTGACGGTGATCCATGCCTTCACTGATATTCCGGCTCGAGGTGGCGGCACTTGCGTGTGTGAAGACGCCCTCAAAG GTGTTGTCGAGTACCTCTATGCCCACCCCGAAGGCCTTGACCCACCCATCGATCATCAGCAGCGACAGTGCGCACACATCAAAGATTGCAAACAGTTCTCAACCATCGTCGCCAAAAAGGGAGATGTTATTCTTCTGCATGGTCTCCTTCCTCACTGCGCGAGTCCAAACTACCTGCATTACGCCCGAGTTATTTCCAACCCACATGTCTCGCTCCACAGTCCAtacaacctcaaccgcccAGATGGCAATTAT AGTCTTCTTGAGCAAGTGATCCTCCGCAACCTCGGCCGTGATTCTGTGCCAGATTTCAAGCCCACAAGAGAGCGAAAGTTTTGGTATCCCCGCAACGCAGGGTTCAAACGGGCCAAGGCGGATGCTGAGCTCCAGCGTATGGTTGCAGCAGCCAAATCCAAGGGCCTAGATGAACGGTCAGTTGACAGCATATATCTTCGCCGTGGCAGCAAGGAGTTTGAAGAGTTCGAGAAGCGCAATGGGTTCGATAGGGAAATTAATGGAGAGAGCGGTCTTTTGATGGAGCAGCATAGCCTGTAA
- a CDS encoding uncharacterized protein (COG:Q;~EggNog:ENOG410QED2;~InterPro:IPR036291,IPR002347;~PFAM:PF08659,PF00106,PF13561;~go_process: GO:0055114 - oxidation-reduction process [Evidence IEA]), whose amino-acid sequence MSFMSIPSRSSLQGKTALITGASSGIGASTAVLFASCGVNTVLTARRADKLAEVKERCLAAYNDSGATCDENTVVVIEADMSSKVDLERVAARLEGRRLDILVNNAGMVRGREHAGDIADDDIDAMVQTNVVGLIRLTQAVVRHMKKQGSGVREPFPSQHCTMDELF is encoded by the exons ATGTCCTTCATGAGCATCCCCTCGCG GAGTAGCCTCCAGGGCAAGACTG CCCTGATAACCGGAGCATCATCTGGCATTGGTGCCTCAACCGCTGTCCTCTTCGCCAGTTGCGGAGTGAATACTGTTCTGACCGCGCGACGAGCTGATAAGCTGGCTGAGGTAAAGGAGAGGTGCCTTGCAGCGTACAACGACTCCGGAGCCACTTGTGATGAGAAtactgttgttgttatcgAGGCCGATATGTCGAGCAAGGTGGATCTTGAACGGGTAGCGGCAAGACTCGAGGGAAGAAGACTTGACAT ATTGGTCAACAACGCTGGAATGGTGCGAGGAAGGGAGCATGCTGGTG ATATTG CGGacgatgatattgatgcaATGGTACAAACGAATG TCGTCGGCCTCATTCGGTTAACCCAGGCCGTCGTACGCCACATGAAAAAGCAAGGCTCTGGTGTACGTGAACCATTCCCCAGCCAACATTGTACCATGGATGAACTTTTCTAA
- a CDS encoding alpha-amylase family protein (InterPro:IPR017853,IPR013738,IPR028212,IPR029062;~PFAM:PF14871;~go_function: GO:0004565 - beta-galactosidase activity [Evidence IEA];~go_process: GO:0005975 - carbohydrate metabolic process [Evidence IEA]), translated as MGDTGSSHTEQWWRKPFSMLQTNLREVDVDMDVEKVASYIHELGADAWLIGVGGIQAQYPTELPFHAKNPLVAQRQSGDLISDAFAAANSRAIRLLARMDFSKVNAETAKEHPEWCYVSPAGGMQRHTGGLVSVCPCGGYYQERIFDILDEVVKRYPFDGFFINWTTMNEEDYYKRYHGVCHCAECKARWLKYSGGEELPNGPQDGSYPRWLTFSREVLDQITDRIRAFIAQRLPTACLILGKSADIMFHEANNAVGRELWHYTTSETVSSWMSYRPEVPVLVNSTCFLDMPYRMASEEPAHFAQYLLQCISRGGNPSTYMMGTPGQIPYLCLETAGEITRFHKKWGAIYHGLRPCAMTGLVRPYRAHMTEKQYQQALSEYQGLYLSMQETHVLFDIIAQEHVVAMVENGRLKKYGVIILPNIGVLQGETAVALDNWVLTGGHLVTTGSSGITDEGTAQLRSLPFSRRLALDDKREQLWSSYFALPQLNTHDHIYTGPLVPLYGAHHLLEWKAGTGGGYKLLAHAAFSPPERAYGNTQVEQRGYATGSFGRGRGVVIPFTVGCGYRDLGLSVYRDFFRGVLSEEGGAKEILSCRIAEQVNITVNTTGSSVVVHLINMSGARKQNFGPHIPISGGRIRVVRGNIKARALRIDKELEVNNGEIILPTLELFEVIVIEGI; from the coding sequence ATGGGGGACACAGGCAGCTCCCACACCGAACAATGGTGGCGCAAGCCATTCAGCATGCTCCAGACCAACTTGCGCGAAGTTGATGTGGATATGGACGTGGAAAAGGTTGCTAGCTACATCCACGAGCTCGGAGCTGATGCGTGGCTCATTGGCGTTGGCGGAATCCAGGCGCAATATCCAACCGAGCTACCCTTTCACGCCAAAAACCCACTGGTTGCGCAACGGCAGAGTGGCGATCTGATCTCAGAtgcttttgctgctgctaACTCCAGGGCGATACGTCTATTGGCACGAATGGACTTCTCCAAGGTCAATGCAgagacggcgaaggagcACCCAGAATGGTGTTATGTCTCACCGGCTGGTGGAATGCAAAGACACACCGGCGGCCTCGTCTCCGTGTGTCCATGCGGAGGCTACTACCAAGAGCGGATATTCGACATTCTCGACGAGGTCGTGAAGCGGTACCCATTCGATGGCTTCTTCATAAACTGGACGACGATGAACGAGGAAGATTACTATAAGCGCTATCACGGAGTTTGTCACTGCGCCGAATGCAAAGCCCGTTGGCTCAAGTATTCCGGTGGAGAGGAGCTGCCTAATGGGCCCCAGGATGGCAGCTATCCCCGGTGGCTTACTTTTAGCCGCGAAGTGCTTGACCAGATCACCGACAGAATTCGTGCATTCATAGCGCAACGGCTCCCAACGGCCTGCTTAATCCTCGGAAAGTCTGCCGACATCATGTTCCATGAGGCTAACAACGCTGTTGGCCGGGAGCTCTGGCATTATACCACGTCGGAAACCGTCAGTTCATGGATGTCATATCGGCCGGAGGTGCCTGTGCTGGTCAACTCGACGTGTTTCCTAGATATGCCCTACCGCATGGCCAGCGAGGAGCCCGCGCACTTCGCCCAGTACCTTCTCCAGTGCATCTCTAGGGGCGGAAATCCTTCGACGTATATGATGGGCACACCTGGCCAGATCCCGTACTTGTGCCTAGAAACCGCAGGAGAGATAACCCGTTTCCACAAGAAATGGGGAGCCATCTACCACGGGTTGCGCCCTTGTGCTATGACCGGATTGGTACGCCCTTATCGAGCTCATATGACAGAAAAGCAATACCAGCAGGCTCTCAGCGAATACCAAGGGCTCTACTTATCGATGCAGGAAACCCATGTGCTCTTCGACATCATTGCACAGGAGCATGTGGTGGCAATGGTCGAGAATGGAAGGCTCAAGAAATACGGGGTTATCATTCTACCCAATATCGGCGTCCTCCAAGGAGAGACAGCTGTTGCTCTTGACAATTGGGTGCTCACTGGGGGACATCTCGTCACGACTGGGTCTAGTGGTATCACGGACGAGGGCACGGCTCAGCTCAGGTCGCTTCCATTCTCCCGACGGCTTGCTCTAGATGACAAACGCGAGCAACTGTGGTCGTCATATTTTGCACTGCCCCAGCTGAACACGCACGACCATATATATACGGGTCCTCTTGTTCCACTTTATGGCGCACATCATCTCCTCGAATGGAAGGCCGGTACTGGGGGAGGTTACAAATTGCTCGCCCATGCAGCGTTCTCCCCTCCAGAAAGGGCGTACGGGAACACACAAGTCGAACAAAGGGGGTATGCAACCGGGAGCTTTGGGCGTGGTAGAGGAGTTGTCATCCCCTTCACTGTCGGCTGCGGATATCGCGATCTCGGGCTGTCCGTATACCGAGACTTTTTTAGGGGGGTACTCAGCGAGGAGGGTGGCGCGAAGGAAATACTCTCATGCAGGATCGCAGAGCAGGTGAATATTACGGTCAACACCACGGGGTCCAGCGTCGTTGTGCATCTGATCAACATGTCAGGTGCTAGGAAACAAAATTTCGGTCCTCACATCCCTATATCTGGTGGACGGATCAGGGTGGTACGCGGAAATATCAAAGCGCGCGCACTGCGTATTGAcaaggagttggaggttAATAATGGCGAAATTATACTTCCCACTCTAGAATTGTTCGAAGTCATTGTCATTGAAGGTATTTAG
- a CDS encoding uncharacterized protein (COG:T;~EggNog:ENOG410PII6;~InterPro:IPR002018,IPR029058;~MEROPS:MER0033188;~SECRETED:SignalP(1-18)) encodes MNLLSLLGVAGLVRATFAGSISYSGPSVNTKNGTYGGRHLPTYDQDVFLGIRYAQKVVRFSRAEPLNESWDGVLPATEYKEHCWGYGIDWTGPNADWSGYPMSEDFWIHGGGFAKGGGSDKRYNYSYAVRDAVNMDKPFIGVTINYRLSVWGWLMGKEAMEAGAVNLGYHDMRQSLRWVNENIAAFGGDPAKVTIVGQSCGAEALAAQILAYNGRDDGLFRAAIGESGFGGRIPRFHPGGFNSTIADQEQFDRLVLNTSCARTVGTSAAVPCLRNAPFDEINHAVNVSGITPWAPVMDGDFIQDYPTNQFRDGRFVHVPILIGANTDEGAYFRGLRGNANVSIINSDDDFKNMVRPVFADNVENATGKSVNELVDELALLYPNIQSVGIPSLQAWPVVIDDTTPDLEYLGLQDRRGNAFGGDVTNIAWRRKSNILWSQHGIPSWSYRFDAVPDGIPANVSAAHFLEAS; translated from the exons ATgaatcttctttccctcctggGTGTAGCTGGCCTGGTTCGTGCTACGTTTGCTGGCTCCATCTCATACTCCGGGCCTAGTGTCAATACAAAGAATGGGACATACGGCGGCCGTCACCTACCCACATACGACCAAGATGTATTTTTAGGCATCCGATATGCTCAA AAAGTAGTCCGCTTCTCCCGGGCCGAACCTCTCAATGAATCATGGGACGGAGTCCTACCTGCCACCGAATACAAGGAACACTGCTGGGGCTATGGTATTGATTGGACCGGTCCGAATGCAGACTGGTCCGGCTATCCCATGTCAGAAGACT TTTGGATCCATGGAGGAGGGTTTGCCAAGGGTGGAGGCTCGGACAAGCGGTACAATTACAGCTACGCCGTGCGAGATGCTGTCAACATGGACAAGCCATTTATCGGTGTTACCATTAACTACCGTCTCTCGGTGTGGGGGTGGCTTATGGGCAAGGAGGCTATGGAGGCTGGCGCTGTAAATCTTGGGTATCATGATATGCGTCAATCCCTGCGCTGGGTCAACGAAAATATAGCTGCATTTGGAGGCGATCCCGCAAAGGTGACTATCGTAGGCCAGAGCTGTGGCGCTGAAGCTCTAGCGGCTCAGATATTGGCCTACAATG GCCGTGACGATGGACTTTTTCGGGCGGCTATCGGGGAGTCTGGGTTCGGGGGCCGCATTCCTCGATTCCATCCTGGTGGTTTCAACAGCACTATCGCTGACCAAGAGCAATTCGATCGACTCGTGTTGAATACGTCTTGTGCCCGCACTGTGGGGACCTCCGCTGCTGTTCCCTGCCTCAGGAATGCGCCGTTCGATGAGATTAATCACGCCGTCAACGTATCTGGCATTACGCCGTGGGCGCCGGTGATGGATGGCGATTTCATCCAAGATTACCCAACAAACCAGTTCCGGGACGGTAGGTTCGTCCACGTTCCGATCTTGATCGGCGCCAATACAGACGAAGGGGCTTATTTTCGGGGTCTTCGTGGCAACGCTAATGTGAGCATCATCAACTCGGACGATGATTTTAAAAACATGGTTAGACCGGTCTTCGCGGACAATGTCGAGAATGCAACCGGCAAGAGTGTAAACGAGCTTGTTGACGAGCTTGCATTGTTATATCCTAACATCCAGAGTGTGGGTATCCCCAGCCTCCAGGCCTGGCCTGTAGTCATAGACGACACCACACCTGATCTAGAGTATTTGGGTCTCCAAGACCGACGGGGTAATGCTTTCGGTGGCGATGTCACTAATATTGCCTGGCGTCGAAAATCCAATATTCTCTGGTCTCAACATGGAATTCCCAGTTGGAGTTACAGGTTTGACGCCGTCCCAGACGGTATACCAGCCAACGTTTCTGCAGCTCACTTCCTTGAGGCAAGTTAA